From Candidatus Atelocyanobacterium thalassa isolate ALOHA, a single genomic window includes:
- a CDS encoding 6-pyruvoyl-tetrahydropterin synthase-related protein: MILNNISRFISQLIHRNRTSFKIIILYGVIALSLMAPMASSTIIPSINDTPSHVSYIVQARQAINEGQFPLRIAPLENNSWRYPGFQFYSQLPYFVGGWFYKLFTPNNPYYAYKLVIITALVMGGLYVYFLSLKLTRSRVASILSGVAYMSAPYFLNNIHARGAFTEAVAQGILPIVIYYVIECYLTRKKRYLILSALSWFCLSVTHIITFIYGTIFIFFLFMVVTAQTKKNKLDFPRILSALKAYTLGCLLGLYFLAPVVVVSPYLSIRKQIKAINPFGTNTYTPIANLFSPTSLPAAPSENGLAATYGLHPAIGWIFLIAFSVVLYYKYFSSFNPPKLKLIKPYIDGLLCVFVLALFLTWSPINIWNILPRQLWVTQFTFRFITHIMWAGALLTAYAIVLIFREKLDRRHLIVGILLIILVGRSWLPAPRGTLTVSKLIEEPLFKYSGSLDYLYRTPVKSIYGKNELPLLHPEWIPGYSTWNTFVNHPLILDAELRYPIWKEEENPIIFLEAELSSVDTEYPSTLEAYIDGRKISSISLNSSKLNWQIPLPKTSPSSKDFGLKFTLTNIHKDKELPNIRVNRFFLEGMSPKNTIMPVSETQQFCKQEGINTICELVIEEEDQIVQLPVLYYPDMFKVWIDNKLSKEAFSINYRDYNLVGLKLKTGNHTIRTTFNGLAWANWISGLTWLILIFYTGVPLYQNFKKENSKFQNYLYFIKSKKK, encoded by the coding sequence ATGATTCTAAACAATATATCTAGATTTATAAGCCAATTAATACATAGAAATCGTACAAGTTTTAAAATTATAATCTTATATGGTGTTATTGCTCTATCGCTAATGGCGCCAATGGCTTCATCGACAATCATTCCTTCTATTAATGACACTCCTTCCCACGTAAGCTATATTGTACAAGCGCGACAAGCTATTAACGAAGGGCAATTTCCTCTCCGTATTGCTCCTTTAGAAAATAATAGTTGGAGATATCCAGGATTTCAATTTTATAGTCAATTACCTTATTTTGTAGGTGGATGGTTCTATAAACTATTTACCCCTAATAATCCATACTATGCATATAAGTTAGTCATCATAACTGCACTTGTTATGGGAGGATTATATGTTTACTTTTTAAGTCTTAAACTTACCAGATCTCGCGTAGCATCTATTTTAAGTGGAGTTGCTTATATGTCAGCTCCATATTTTTTAAATAATATTCATGCGAGAGGAGCTTTTACTGAGGCAGTTGCTCAAGGTATCCTTCCTATTGTTATTTATTATGTTATCGAATGTTATTTAACTAGAAAAAAACGTTACCTCATTTTAAGTGCATTAAGCTGGTTTTGCTTAAGTGTTACTCATATAATAACTTTTATTTATGGGACAATTTTTATTTTTTTTCTATTCATGGTTGTTACTGCTCAAACGAAAAAAAACAAACTGGATTTCCCCCGTATTTTAAGTGCATTAAAAGCCTATACATTAGGTTGTTTGCTAGGGTTGTACTTTCTTGCTCCTGTCGTAGTTGTTTCTCCATATCTTTCTATTCGAAAACAAATTAAGGCTATTAATCCTTTCGGAACTAATACTTATACACCCATAGCAAATTTGTTCTCTCCTACATCGCTACCAGCTGCACCATCAGAAAACGGTTTGGCAGCCACTTACGGGCTTCATCCAGCCATTGGTTGGATATTTCTAATTGCTTTTAGCGTAGTACTGTACTACAAGTATTTTTCTTCTTTTAATCCACCTAAATTAAAGCTTATCAAGCCATATATTGATGGATTACTATGTGTATTTGTACTCGCATTATTTCTAACTTGGAGTCCTATCAATATATGGAATATTTTACCGCGACAACTATGGGTAACTCAATTTACGTTTCGTTTTATTACTCATATAATGTGGGCTGGAGCATTATTAACGGCATATGCGATTGTTCTTATTTTTCGCGAAAAACTTGATCGTCGTCATCTAATTGTTGGAATATTATTGATTATTCTCGTTGGACGTTCTTGGCTTCCTGCTCCAAGAGGAACTTTAACTGTTAGTAAATTAATCGAAGAACCCTTATTTAAATATTCTGGATCGTTAGATTATTTATATCGTACTCCTGTAAAATCTATTTATGGGAAAAATGAATTACCTTTATTACATCCAGAATGGATTCCTGGATATAGTACATGGAATACTTTTGTTAATCATCCTTTAATTCTTGATGCAGAATTACGATATCCTATATGGAAGGAAGAAGAAAATCCCATCATCTTCTTAGAAGCAGAGCTTTCTTCAGTGGATACTGAATATCCTAGCACTTTAGAAGCCTATATTGATGGTAGAAAGATAAGCTCTATATCTCTTAATTCTTCTAAGCTTAATTGGCAAATTCCTCTACCTAAAACTTCACCATCTAGTAAAGATTTTGGATTAAAATTTACACTAACCAATATTCATAAAGATAAGGAACTTCCAAATATTAGAGTTAACCGATTCTTTCTAGAAGGAATGTCTCCTAAAAATACGATAATGCCGGTTTCGGAAACACAGCAGTTTTGTAAACAAGAAGGTATTAACACTATCTGTGAACTTGTAATTGAAGAAGAAGATCAAATAGTTCAACTTCCTGTTCTTTACTACCCAGATATGTTCAAAGTATGGATTGATAATAAATTATCCAAAGAAGCCTTCTCAATTAATTATCGAGACTATAACTTAGTGGGCTTAAAACTTAAAACAGGTAACCACACAATAAGAACTACTTTTAATGGTTTAGCCTGGGCTAACTGGATAAGTGGATTAACTTGGCTGATCTTAATTTTTTATACTGGTGTACCTTTGTATCAAAATTTTAAGAAAGAAAATTCAAAATTTCAAAATTATCTTTATTTTATAAAATCAAAGAAAAAATAA
- a CDS encoding WecB/TagA/CpsF family glycosyltransferase, protein MPLPIKSSLIIGLPVHLSIDYAGWLIECLEEHKGIHVVTLNAEMAMLANQDSKLAKIIESSQLVIPDGAGITLSLRLNGIYQERCPGIQLAETLIKTLGSEKNKCLIAFYGGKPEVAKRSAEKWLQRIPQIDILTRHGYLSSAEEEEWKKTLFTKQPKLILVGLGVPQQEKWIYENKNLCPESVWIGVGGSFDIWSENKSRAPLWLQNNNLEWLFRLYQEPWRWKRMLIIPKFFIKVFFNW, encoded by the coding sequence ATGCCATTACCTATAAAATCTTCCTTGATCATTGGTTTGCCTGTTCATTTGTCTATTGATTATGCTGGATGGTTAATAGAGTGTCTTGAAGAACACAAAGGAATTCATGTTGTTACTCTCAATGCCGAAATGGCAATGCTAGCAAACCAGGATAGTAAACTTGCAAAAATTATTGAAAGTTCACAATTAGTTATTCCTGATGGTGCAGGAATAACTTTATCTTTAAGACTTAATGGAATTTATCAAGAACGTTGTCCAGGTATTCAACTAGCAGAGACTTTAATCAAAACATTAGGTTCTGAAAAAAATAAATGTTTAATCGCCTTCTACGGTGGAAAGCCCGAAGTGGCTAAAAGATCAGCAGAAAAGTGGTTACAAAGAATTCCGCAGATCGATATCTTGACAAGGCATGGATACTTATCTTCTGCGGAAGAAGAGGAATGGAAAAAAACATTATTTACAAAACAGCCTAAGTTAATACTAGTTGGGCTAGGAGTTCCTCAACAAGAAAAATGGATTTATGAAAATAAAAACTTATGCCCTGAATCTGTTTGGATAGGAGTTGGGGGAAGCTTTGATATATGGTCAGAAAATAAATCTCGGGCTCCTCTGTGGTTGCAAAATAATAACTTAGAATGGTTATTTAGACTCTATCAAGAACCTTGGCGTTGGAAACGTATGTTAATAATTCCTAAGTTTTTTATCAAAGTATTTTTTAATTGGTAA